From Bacteroidota bacterium, one genomic window encodes:
- a CDS encoding T9SS type A sorting domain-containing protein has translation MKRNLLVALMACSLSFAFAGEKSPGPQKCGIVESTKRLNQENPGRENLMLRDEQYLQQAITSGQNSRSSNTIYTLPVVVHVVWRTSAQNVSDQQILSQIDVLNEDFGHRNADTSSIPNVWRTISGASNFQFCMARIDPNGNATNGIERRQTTVTSFSTNDDVKYYASGGLDAWDTRHYFNIWVCNLGNGILGYAEFPTSQVSDTYGVVILYDSFGRTGVVSFPYNKGRTATHEIGHCFNLKHIWGDDGSACSGTDNVSDTPNQGGETYGCLTFPANDNCNTTTNGYMFMNYMDYSDDRCLYMFTNGQNTRMNTAMTAWYADLLASGKCESPVGITGAPDDFQLSIYPNPSEGILNLDMTATRDLGKSIDLIIHDALGKIVYSQKLENPVGVIHQVDLQSFGKGVYFVNLTNAEFRKTVRVSILN, from the coding sequence ATGAAAAGAAATTTACTGGTTGCCTTGATGGCATGTTCACTTTCCTTTGCCTTTGCCGGAGAAAAATCTCCCGGGCCTCAGAAATGTGGAATTGTAGAAAGTACAAAGCGACTCAATCAGGAAAATCCCGGGAGGGAAAACCTGATGCTGCGTGACGAACAATATCTGCAACAAGCAATCACGTCAGGCCAGAATTCAAGATCAAGCAACACAATTTATACTCTCCCGGTTGTTGTGCACGTTGTCTGGAGAACCAGTGCCCAGAATGTCAGCGATCAGCAAATATTATCTCAGATTGACGTTCTGAATGAAGATTTTGGCCACAGAAATGCTGATACCTCAAGTATTCCCAATGTTTGGAGGACCATTTCAGGCGCAAGTAATTTTCAATTCTGTATGGCACGTATTGACCCTAATGGCAATGCCACAAATGGAATCGAAAGACGTCAGACTACTGTTACTTCATTTTCAACCAATGATGATGTAAAGTATTATGCTTCCGGTGGTTTGGATGCATGGGATACACGTCATTATTTTAATATTTGGGTGTGCAATCTTGGTAATGGAATTCTGGGTTATGCTGAGTTTCCAACTTCACAAGTATCCGATACCTATGGTGTTGTAATCCTATATGATTCATTCGGCCGGACAGGAGTTGTTTCTTTCCCTTACAACAAAGGAAGAACAGCAACTCATGAAATCGGACATTGCTTCAACCTCAAACATATCTGGGGTGATGATGGTAGCGCATGCAGTGGTACTGATAACGTTTCGGATACCCCAAATCAGGGTGGAGAAACTTATGGTTGTCTGACTTTCCCGGCAAACGACAATTGCAATACTACCACCAATGGTTATATGTTCATGAATTATATGGATTATAGTGATGACCGTTGCTTGTATATGTTTACAAATGGTCAGAATACACGAATGAACACTGCTATGACTGCCTGGTACGCTGATTTGCTTGCTTCAGGAAAATGTGAATCACCCGTTGGAATCACCGGTGCTCCGGATGATTTTCAGTTGAGCATTTATCCAAATCCAAGTGAAGGAATTCTCAATTTGGACATGACCGCTACCCGTGATCTTGGCAAATCAATTGATCTTATTATTCACGATGCTCTCGGAAAAATTGTTTACAGTCAAAAACTGGAAAACCCTGTAGGAGTAATCCACCAGGTAGATCTTCAGTCATTTGGAAAAGGAGTTTATTTTGTAAATCTTACCAATGCGGAATTCCGCAAGACAGTCAGGGTTTCCATCCTGAACTAA
- a CDS encoding pseudouridine synthase — protein sequence MYRYFIAYKPYGMLTQFSREGERKVLADLNFVFPKDVYPVGRLDADSEGLLVLTNDKSVNEKLLHPSNKHMRTYLVQVEGEVNEEACMQLAKGVEISIDGKKYKTIPAGSVSIVYSPDFLPERNPPVRFRKSIPTSWIRIQLSEGKNRQVRKMTAAVGFPTLRLVRIVMESLELDFFEPGDVVELDKAVFYAKLKLS from the coding sequence ATGTACCGATATTTTATTGCTTATAAGCCTTACGGAATGCTCACCCAGTTTTCACGTGAGGGAGAACGGAAAGTACTGGCCGACCTCAACTTTGTTTTTCCAAAAGATGTGTACCCGGTTGGCCGTCTGGATGCCGATAGCGAAGGCTTACTTGTCTTGACCAATGATAAATCTGTCAATGAAAAGTTATTGCATCCTTCAAATAAACACATGAGAACATACCTTGTTCAGGTGGAAGGTGAAGTCAATGAAGAAGCTTGCATGCAACTGGCAAAAGGTGTTGAAATTTCCATCGATGGTAAAAAGTATAAAACAATACCGGCCGGATCTGTTTCCATTGTTTATTCACCGGATTTCCTTCCGGAAAGAAATCCGCCTGTGAGGTTCAGGAAATCCATCCCAACTTCGTGGATCCGAATTCAACTTAGTGAAGGTAAAAACCGTCAGGTTCGTAAGATGACAGCCGCTGTCGGGTTCCCTACTTTAAGATTAGTGAGAATTGTCATGGAATCGTTAGAACTTGATTTTTTCGAACCCGGTGATGTTGTTGAATTAGATAAGGCAGTTTTTTATGCAAAATTGAAATTATCCTGA
- a CDS encoding beta-propeller fold lactonase family protein, which yields MKKYLSALSVLLLFFGSCSYDKQVDPLIGSDYPKEVGEIIVNKCATAGCHNSLSRANAGGLDFSTWDLMFEGGRNGSSVIPYNIDYSYLLYFINTDSSRGPTLLPTMPQGLTPLSNDEYQTIYNWIHNGAPNDQGAIKFADNPNRKKFYVCMQGCDQVAVFDAQTKVIMRYVSVGVDPAIEAPHLVRVSPDGQYWYVVFYSGHVIQKFRTSDDSYVGSLEIGNGDWNTVIFTPDSKKGFVNATTLGITRVVDLEHMTLETSLSVDFPHGGFVTNDGEHLYLTSQNGNFVTKVEISDPFYDTDKIPLGTGENPSTSSKYDAHEMVLTPDGHKYFVSCQKSNEVRVFARDRSNDEDTLVAIIPVGNKPQEFSLSETHPYVFVTCTEDSLMGYRKKGSVYVINYLTNQVVKVIYTGYQPHGIAVDDDHDCVYVANLNYDNSGPAPHHVTACGGRNGYLTVIDMSTLELYRKVLSDGSTFEYRNELLSFPYFVSYRK from the coding sequence ATGAAAAAATATCTCTCCGCTTTAAGTGTTCTCTTGCTGTTTTTTGGATCTTGTTCTTATGACAAGCAAGTAGATCCGCTTATTGGCTCTGATTATCCCAAGGAAGTTGGAGAAATCATCGTAAACAAATGCGCAACAGCGGGATGTCATAATTCACTGAGCAGGGCAAATGCAGGTGGTCTTGATTTCAGTACATGGGATCTCATGTTTGAAGGTGGCCGGAATGGAAGCAGTGTTATCCCGTACAATATCGATTACAGTTACCTGCTATATTTCATCAATACTGATTCTTCCAGAGGCCCTACCCTATTACCAACAATGCCTCAAGGATTAACCCCACTCAGTAATGATGAATATCAAACAATTTATAACTGGATTCACAACGGTGCGCCCAATGATCAAGGCGCAATAAAATTTGCCGACAATCCAAACCGCAAGAAATTTTATGTGTGTATGCAAGGTTGTGATCAGGTCGCGGTATTTGATGCTCAGACTAAGGTGATCATGCGGTATGTATCAGTAGGCGTTGATCCCGCTATTGAAGCTCCGCATCTGGTAAGAGTTTCTCCTGATGGACAATACTGGTATGTTGTATTTTATTCCGGTCACGTTATTCAAAAATTCCGCACATCCGATGACTCTTATGTTGGTTCGCTTGAAATTGGCAATGGAGACTGGAACACTGTAATTTTCACTCCGGATTCAAAAAAGGGATTTGTGAATGCTACCACTTTGGGCATCACACGTGTTGTAGACCTGGAACACATGACACTGGAAACTTCCTTGTCAGTTGATTTCCCCCATGGAGGTTTTGTTACAAACGATGGAGAACACCTTTACCTTACCAGTCAGAATGGAAACTTTGTAACCAAAGTAGAAATCTCTGATCCGTTTTATGATACTGATAAAATTCCATTGGGAACCGGCGAAAACCCTTCCACATCATCAAAATATGATGCACATGAAATGGTACTTACTCCGGATGGACACAAGTATTTTGTCAGTTGTCAAAAATCGAATGAAGTAAGAGTATTTGCACGTGACAGAAGTAATGATGAAGATACATTAGTTGCAATCATACCAGTCGGTAATAAACCACAGGAATTCAGTTTATCAGAAACGCATCCCTATGTATTTGTAACATGTACAGAAGATTCACTCATGGGTTACCGTAAAAAGGGATCTGTGTATGTGATCAACTATCTCACCAACCAGGTGGTAAAAGTAATTTATACGGGCTACCAGCCACATGGAATTGCAGTGGATGACGATCACGATTGTGTGTATGTTGCGAATCTTAACTATGACAATTCCGGGCCTGCACCTCACCATGTGACAGCTTGCGGAGGAAGAAATGGTTATCTAACTGTTATCGACATGTCGACTCTGGAACTATACCGGAAGGTACTGTCAGATGGTAGTACTTTTGAATACAGAAATGAATTATTGAGTTTTCCCTATTTTGTTTCCTACCGGAAATAA
- a CDS encoding DUF393 domain-containing protein translates to MPESGFLIILIDDECVMCNWIVHFIHHNDKQGIFKFAGLRSHTGKFYQEKYSIPKTIAESVILLEGEGYFISSLAIERILKKLPGCVWFGKVIGIFPRKLSDWIYHLIARNRYRLFGRLNSCKIIPGLEKRFLN, encoded by the coding sequence ATGCCTGAAAGCGGTTTCCTGATCATTTTAATTGATGATGAATGTGTGATGTGCAATTGGATTGTTCATTTCATCCATCACAATGACAAGCAAGGTATTTTCAAATTCGCAGGATTGCGCAGTCATACCGGAAAATTTTATCAGGAAAAATATTCTATCCCGAAAACAATTGCGGAAAGCGTAATCCTTCTTGAAGGAGAAGGGTATTTTATATCATCTCTTGCAATTGAGCGTATTTTAAAAAAACTTCCAGGCTGTGTTTGGTTTGGAAAAGTCATCGGTATCTTCCCAAGAAAATTAAGTGACTGGATTTATCATTTAATAGCAAGAAACAGATACAGACTTTTTGGACGATTAAATTCCTGCAAAATTATTCCGGGATTAGAAAAAAGATTTTTGAATTGA
- a CDS encoding clan AA aspartic protease: protein MSSLFLPRMLSGSVKIPITVRGIEEDGYHLTISARINGKTVQLLIDTGASRTVFDKERSLRYVGESSHEPHDKLSTGLGTNTMKTHLVRLKKIRLGELLIENFEAVLLDLAHVNESYEKLGLTPIDGVLGGDVLYKYNAAINYKKMELKLSAKPR from the coding sequence ATGTCTTCTTTATTTTTACCCCGTATGTTATCAGGTTCAGTAAAAATTCCAATCACCGTCAGAGGTATAGAAGAGGATGGCTATCATCTTACCATCTCTGCGCGCATCAATGGTAAAACAGTTCAGCTCTTAATTGATACCGGCGCCTCCAGGACAGTCTTTGATAAAGAAAGATCATTGAGATATGTCGGGGAAAGCAGTCATGAACCACATGATAAATTATCAACCGGACTGGGTACAAATACTATGAAAACCCATCTGGTAAGGCTTAAAAAAATCAGGCTGGGGGAGTTGCTAATCGAAAATTTTGAAGCAGTATTGCTGGACCTTGCTCATGTGAATGAATCGTATGAGAAACTTGGATTAACGCCAATTGATGGAGTTCTTGGTGGCGATGTCCTCTACAAGTACAATGCAGCTATTAATTACAAAAAAATGGAATTAAAATTATCCGCGAAACCCAGATAG